TCCGCACCGCGACTGCGGCCGGCACCCTCCTCTTCCTGGCCGGACAGGCTGCCCTCCCGGTCCTGCCCAACAGCATCGAGGACGCCTTCCCCGGCATGGTCGCCCACCGCGACCAGCTGATGGCGTCACGGCTGCTCACCTCGATCGGATGCTTCCTGCTCGTCCTGACCGGCGTCGCGCTCGCGACGATGCTGGCTCGGCGGGTCGGGCGGTCGCGGACAGTGCGGGTCGGGGGCGCGCTGGTCGCCGTCGGCATGTTCTTCAACGCCGTGGCGCAGGCCGTGCAGGGATACGCGACCTACGTCGCGACCGGAGCCGGGGTCGACGCCGAGTCGGGACAGGTGGTCGTGCAGGACATCGTGGCCGGTCCCGTGGGCTTCCCACTGTCCTTTGCGTCCGTCCCGCTGTTCGCGATCGGCTTCGTCGTCGTCGCCATCGGGCTCTACGTGTCCCGCGCGGTCCCCGTGTGGCTGCCCACGCTGCTCCTGGTGGGGACCGTCATGGCCGGGGCCCTGGCCGGGCGCGGTCCGGTCGTCGCGCTGACCCAGGCGCCGGTGACGATCGCCCTGATCGCGCTGGCCGCTCTGATGACCCGACCGCGCGCGACTGCCGACGCCTGACCGGGAGCACCCTGCTGGCAGGGTGGAGGCATGGAGACGGGCCCTACCCCCGGATCTTGGACACGGGTGTGATTACGCAGCAGGTCGCAGCGTAGCGGTGTAGCCGGTCTCGAAGGCGACCGGCGAGGTGTAGCGACACCACGAGTGGCGTCGCTTGGTGTTGTAGCGGACGAGCCATCTGAAGACCTGCCGACGACAGGTCAGCTCCTCACTCCAGCAGGCGGCGTCTTGGAGGACTTCACGCTTCATCGTGGCGTTGAACGACTCTGCGAGGGCGTTGTCCGCGCTGGATCCGACGGCGCCCATGGACTGGGTCACGCCGAGCTTGCGGCAGAGCTTGGCGTAGGCCTTCGAGCAGTAGACCGACCCGTGGTCGCTGTGGAACACAACGCCCTTGAGGCTGCCCCGGGTCGCGGCGGCGGCCTTGAGGGCGTCCTCGACGAGTTCGGTGCGCATGTGATCGGCGATGGCCCACCCGGCCAGCCGACGGGAGTAGCAGTCGATCACGGTCGCCAAGTACAGGTTCGTCCCGTCGGCCAGCGGCAGGTAGGTGATGTCGCCGACATAGCGCTCGTTGGGGCGCTCGTTGGGGCGCTCGGCGGTGAAGTCACGCTTGAGCAGGTCGGGGTACTTCTGCCCCGACGGCTCGGGAATCGTGGTGCGGACCCGCCGCTTCTTCACATAGCCGCGGATGCCCTCGAGCCGCATCACCCTCGCGACACGCTTGTGGTTGACCCGCTCACCGGCAGCCGCGCTGTCACCGAGTTGAGCGTTGAGCTCGGCGGTGATCCGCGGCGCGCCCTGAGTGTTGTCCTCGGCATGGACCGCTCTGATCCGCTCAGCCAGCGCCGCGTCGTCAGCTGCTCTGGCTTCGCGGGCCGGCGCGGCGTTGAGCCAGGCGTAGTAGGACGAGCGCTCGATCTCGACGAGCTCGCACAGTCGCTTCACCTCGAAGGTGGCGGAGTTGTCGGCGACGAACTGGAAGCGACTCACCAGCGCGTCTCCCCGGCGAAATACTTGGCCGCCCGCTGCAGGATCGGGGATGGGGCCTGTTAGTGCTCGGCCTGGTGGTGCTCGCGTGCCGCGGACGATGCCGAGGTCCTCGGCGATGCCGCGCACCGTGGCGCCCGGGGTGGACTCGTACAAGTCGACGGCCTGACGACGGAACTCTTCGGAGTAGTTCTTCCTGGCCATAGTCCTTCGATCATCTCGCTTCCCCAGCACCAGGTGCTGGATTCAGCGTGTCCAAGAACCGGGGTCAGGCCCCATGTCTGGTGTTGCCGGTCTCTGGCGATGAGGTACCAGCGGCCGGCCCACACGACCAAGTGGTGCGGTTCAACCTCTCGGGGTGGCTTGAAGCCAATGTCTCTCGGCCCTGGCGTGTCGCCTTCCGGGGTGGCGTAATCGAACCTCAGAGAGTGGCTGGTGCGGATCGCTGCACCCACGATTTGAAGGGTTGCGACGTCGAGCGGTGGGGCGGAGAACTCCCAGTAGTTGCGCAGGCTGGTGACCTCGAACGCATCGCTCGCCGCGCGTAGGTGAGCTGGCATGACCTGACGCAGGGTGGTCAGTGCTCTGGCGACGGCGTCGTCGATGCCGGTGACGGTGGCTGGGGCGGTCTGCAGGGCGAGGGCGATCGCGATGGCCTGGTCGTCATCGAGGACCAGTGGCGGCAGCTTGCCGCCGGCGCCGAGCCGGTACCCGCCTCGTGGGCCCTTGATCGCATGAACGGGGTACCCGAGTTCACGCAGGGTCTCCACGTCCCGGCGCAGCGTCCGGGACGACACGCTCAGGCGCTGCGCCAACTCGACGCCCGACCATTCGACTCGCGCGCCGAGCAGCGAGAGCAACCGCAGGATCCGCTCTGAGGTGTCCGCCATGTCCGAAAGACTCCCACGAATAGCGGACACTCGATGTCCTCTACCACCGTCAGGGTGGGCACATGAGTTCACCGACACCCGCACCCGCGGCACCCCACACCGCGCCCGAACCGTACGTCGCCGGCCGGGCCGCGTCCCTGGCCCTTCTCGTCGTGCTGTTCGCGTCCTTCATGGATCTGCTCGACGTCACGATCATCACGGTCGCGGCCCCGGACATCGCGACCAACCTGAAGGCGTCCGAAGCGCAACTACAGTGGATGCTCGCCGCATACGTACTCGCCCTCGGGTCCGGATTGGTGACCGGTGGGCGAGTCGGCGACGCCTATGGGCGACGCCGGGTCTTCTTGGTCTCGTTGGCCGCGTTCGCTGTTGCTTCCGCGGCCTGCGCCTTGGCGTCGTCGGCCGGGATGCTCATTGCGTTGCGGGCGCTGCAGGGCCTGGCGGGCGGGTTCATGGTTCCGCAGGTCTTCGGGATCATCCGCTCCTCGTTCGCCCCGGCCGCGATGGCCAAGGCCTTCGGCGCGTATGGCGCGGTCCAGGGCTTGGCCTCTGTGGCCGGGCCGCTGTTGGGCGGGGCCCTCGTTGACGCTGACCTGTGGGGCTTGGGATGGCGCACGATCTTCTGGATCAACGTCCCGGTCGCGGTGCTCGCATTGGCCCTCGGGCTGCGGTTCCTGCCCGAGTCCCACGCCCCGGGCCGCAGCCGGCTCGACGTGGTCGGCGCCCTGCTGGCCGCGGTCGGCGTGTTCCTCGTGCTGCTGCCGCTCGTGCAGGGCCGGGACTGGGGATGGCCGGGGTGGGGATGGGGCCTGTTAGTGCTCGGCCTGGTGGTGCTCGCCGGCTTCCTCGCTTACGAGCGGCGGCTGGCCCGAGCCGGTGGCCAACCCGTCCTCGATCCTTCCCTCCTGTCGATCCGACCATTCAGCGCCGGCCTGGCGGCTGCGGTGTTCTTCTTCGGCGGTCTCGCCTCGTTCTTCCTCGTACTGTCCATCTACCTCCAGCTCGGCACCGGGCGTACCGCGTGGGAGACCGGACTGGTGATCCTGCCGTACGCGCTCGGCTCGATCATCACCTCCGGCGCCGGGGTAGCCTTGGCCGCCAAAGCCGGCCGCGCCCTCCTGATCACCGGCTCGCTGACCCTGGCCGCCTCGCAAGGGCTGCTGTGGTGGCTGGTCCGCGACGGAGCCACACCCGGCTACTGGGCGCTGGGGGGCGTGATGTTCCTCGGCGGGCTCGGACTGGGGCTTGGCGCACCGATCCTGGTCAACGTCGTCCTCGCCGGTGTCCCCGGCCGACAGGCCGGCGCCGCCGGCGGGGCGCTGTCCACCGTCAACCAGATTGGCGGCGCGATCGGGATCGCGATCCTGGCCACCGTCTTCTTCAACGCACTCCCGGCCACCGCACCCGCAGGCGCACCCGGCACCCAAGCCCACGTCTTCGGCCAAGCACTGGCGCACGTGATGCCCTGGCAGGTCGCCACCTACCTTTTGGCCGCTCTGGCGATGCTCGCGCTGCCCAAGGCCGCCGCAGCACACCAAGGCTGACCCGATGACGCCGCCACCGAAAGCAACCTTCACCATGACCAGCGACGTGATCCGGGTGCGCGGTGCCCGCACCCACAACCTGCGCCACATCGACGTCGACATCCCCAAGAAGCAGCTGACCGTCGTCACCGGCCTCCCTGCCTGGCTGCCCGCGCCGACGGTGACCGGAGCGGGCAGCAGGGGTCGCTCAGGCGACCGCGGTGCCTTCCAGCTCGATCATCTGGCCGGGGATCGCCAGCCGTGTCACGCCGAGCATGGCGGTGGTCGGCGCTACCTGGGCTGCTCCCAGCCGCGACGCCAGCACTCCGTAGTGCTGGAAGAGCAGGTCGACGTCGGTGGTGTACACGTTGAGCCGCACGAGGTTGGCCAGTGACATGTCGGCCGCGGCCAGCACCGCCTCCAGGTTGTCCAGGCTCAACGCAACCTGTGCTGCCATGTCTCCCTCATGCTGAGGAGTTCCGTCGGCTCCCATCGCGGTCTGCCCAGAGCAGTACAACGTCCGGGTGTGGCCGGTGATCACCTCGCCCTGGTTGAACCCCATCTCCACCGACCACGTCACCGGGTTGACGGCCACTCGTTCGATTGCCACATCAGCTCCAATCAGATTCCATCGGGGTTGCCCGCATTCGGGCGTCGCCGCGGTTCGGCGGCGCGTGACCACCCTGACGCTGAATCACGACACCTTGTGTCAGGTATTCAGATAACGTCTTCGCCGTGCGAGCTGACCGGCTGGTGTCCTTGGTCCTGCTGCTGCGTCAGCGCGGCCAGTTGACCGCGGATGCCCTGGCCAAAGAGCTCGAGGTCTCCCCGCGCACCGTCCTGCGCGACATCGAAGCGCTTTCCGCGGCCGGCGTCCCCGTCTATGCCGAACGTGGCCGGCACGGTGGGTACGCACTCCTACCTGGGTTCCGGACCGAGCTCACGGGCCTCAACAACGACGAAGCACTCGCGCTGCTCACCGCTGGCTCGAGGCCAGGCGAGCAGATCTTCGGACTCGGGACGGCTCTCGCCTCAGCGATGCGGAAGATCGTTGACGCCCTCCCCGAAGGCCACCAGATCGCCGCGACCAACGCGGCACAACGGTTCCTCGTCAACCCTGAGACCGACCTACTTTCCCGTCGCCTGAGCCAGGAAGAGCTGCCCGACGCCACGGTGATGGTGGTGCGACGCGCGGTCCTCGCCGGACGCAAACTGCGGATCCACTACGCCTCGCGCGGCCAGCCACCCCAATGGCACACAGTGGACCCGATCGGCCTGGTCACCGTGCGAGACAAGGGCTACTTACTAGCCACCGAGTCCGGCACCGACCGGACCATGCGAATATCGCGAATCCACGCCGCCGAAGAGCTTGTCGAACCAGCCCAGCGACCAGATCAGGTCAACCTCGAACACATCTGGGCACAACGGTGCGCCGAATTCCTGTCCGAGGGCCACATCTCTGTCCATGTACGTGTGAGCCCGGCGCGCCGGGACGACCTCCTCGACATGGCAGAAGCCGTACGCGCCGAGGAGGCCGAACCGGACGGCTGGCTACGCCTCGAAGTCACCTTCCAAGATCTCTGGCACGCAGAGTGGGCGCTGTGGCAGCTCTGCACCAACGTTGAAGCGCTCGCCCCGCCCGAACTGCGCGCTTCCCTGCACGCTCGGGCAGACGCAGTCGCCGACCGCTACCGAGCCACGGCTGAGCCCGACCCGAACTAAACGTCCAGCCATGCCTGCCCACTTCAGAAGTGATGTCGAAACTCACCAACACCGGCGCAGCTCACGAACTGAGCGGTGTCGAAGCAACCCCCTGGCTGTGTCAACCCGACTCAGGACCACTGTGACGGTCTGACTTGGGACCACCCGTGCCCGTGCGGTCCGATGCCGGGAGCCTGCGGTTGGATCCGCCGCGCGTGACTGCGAGGTCACCGATGTGGCCGCCTGACAGAAAGCGCACTGCCGCGGACGAGCCGGGTGAATTCGTGATCTGGCTGAACCTATTGGCCATCCAGCGACGGCTCAGAGGTAGCGGCACACATCGGCGGTGGCGCAAGTGTCGGGTTCGGGGTCGGCGGCAGCGTCGCGGAGCGCGGAGACGTTGTCACGGAGGGCGACGAGGTCGGAGATCTGCTTCTCGATGTCGGCCAGGCGGGCATCAAGCAGGTCGCGCACGTGGCCACACGGCGCCTGGCCGCGGTCGCGGATGTCGAGGATCTGCTTGATCTGGGCGAGGGTCAATCCTGCGGCTTGGCCGCGGTGGATGAAGTCGATCCGGCTAACGGCCTCGGTGGTGTAGTCCCGGTAACCGGACATGGTGCGCTCGGTGGGTGGCAGCAGCCCCTGCTCCTCGTAGAACCGCAGGGTCTTCGTGGTCGTCCCCGACGCCTCGGCGAGTTCCCCGATCCGCATCCAACCTCCCGTGTGTCACAGGTCTCGCTTGACCTTCCCCTGTACTGGAAGGTCCATTGTTGCTGCATCAGGAGCTTTTCCCAACACTCCGGGGAGGAATCGGGATGCAGAGCAGGTACGACCTCGCGATCATCGGGTCCGGTGGAGGCGCGTTCGCCGCCGCCATCCATGCGACCGCACTCGGCAAGTCGGTGGTGATGGTCGAGCGCGACACGTTCGGCGGCACGTGCGTGAACACCGGCTGTGTGCCGTCGAAGGCGCTCATCGCCGCTGCCGAGGCCCGCCAGACCGCCGCCGACGCGGGCAGCCGATTCCCGGGGATCGCCACCACCGCGGACGCCGTGGACATGCCGGCTCTGATCGGCGGCAAGCAGGACCTCGTCGAGGAACTGCGCGGCGAGAAGTACGTCGACGTCGCCGATGCCTACGGCTGGCAGATCCGACACGGGAACGCTGCGTTCGCCGGCACCCCGGACGCACCGCTCCTCGAAGTCACCGCGACTGACGGCACCGTCGAGACCATCGCGGCTGAGCATTACCTGGTGGCCACCGGCGCCCGCCCCTGGGCGCCGCCGATCGACGGGCTGGACGAGGTCGGGTACCTGACCTCGACCACGGCGATGGAGTTGACCGAGGTCCCCGACTCGCTGCTGGTGCTCGGCGGCGGCTACGTTGCCTTGGAGCAGGCCCAGTTGTTCGCCCGTCTCGGGTCGAAGGTCACCGTGCTGGTTCGTTCCCGGCTGGCCTCGAAGGAGGAGCCGGAGGTCTCCAAGGCGCTGCAGGAGGTCTTCGCCGACGAAGGCATCCGCGTGGTCCGCCGCGCAGCACCGACTCGCGTTGCCCACGACGCCGTCACGGGCCAGGTTGTTGTCACCGCTGACATCTCCGGCGGCGAGCAGGAATTCCGCGCCGACCAGGTCCTTGTCGCCCTCGGTCGACGGCCGGTCACCGACGGGCTGAACCTCGATGCGGTGGAGGTGAAGACCGGTGACGCGGGCGAGATCGTGGTCACCAACCAGCTGCTGTCCTCCAACCCTCGGATCTGGGCGGCCGGCGACGTGACCGGGCACCCGGAGTTCGTCTACGTCGCCGCCCACCACGGCAATGTGGTCGCCGAGAACGCGTTCGCCGGTGCTGAGCGGCCTGTGGATTACACCCAGCTACCGCGGGTGACCTTCACCAGCCCCGCGATCGGCGCTGTCGGGATGACCGAGTCCCAGGTGCTTGCAGCCGGGATCCGTTGCGACTGCCGGGTGCTGCCGCTGGGCTACGTGCCCAGGGCGCTGGTCAACCGCGACACCCGCGGGTTCATCAAGATGGTCGCCAATGCCGACACCGGCGAGATCCTCGGACTCACCGCGGTCGCCAAAGACGCCGGCGAGCTCGCCGCTGCCGGGGTCCACATCCTCGGCAAGACCCTCACCGAGGTCGCCGACGCATGGGCGCCCTACCTGACCATGACCGAAGGCATCCGGATCGTCGCCAAGGCCTTCACCACCGACGTCGCGAAGCTGTCCTGCTGCGCCTGACCCGCACCCAGACAGTCCCGACCCCCACTCAAGAAGGGAACGCATCCGCAATGTCAGACCTCAGTACGCAACTTTCCCAACGACTCACTGGGACTGAGGAGACCGGCCTCGACGCCGGCCTGCTGATTCCGCTGCTGCGGCTACTCGTCGACGGCGACCCCGTCACCGTCGAGCAGCTCGCCGCCGTCGCGGGCTGCACCCTCGACGAGGTACGGCGCGGTCTCGCTGCGGTGCCGGACACCGAGTACGACGAGCAGGGCCGGATCATCGGCCAGGGGCTCACGCTGCGCCCCACCCCACACCGGTTCACCGTGGCTGGCGAGGAGCTCTACACCTGGTGCGCCTTGGACACCCTGATCTTTCCCGCCCTCCTTGACCGCCCGGCACGCGTGGAGTCGGTCTCCCCGACCAGTGGCGAGCCGATCCGGGTCACCGTCGACCCCACCGCAGGGGTGACCAGCGTCGAGCCGGCCACCGCCATGGTGTCCCTGGTCAACCCCGAGAAGATCACCTCGATCCGCTCGTCTTTCTGCAACCAGGTGCACTACTTCACCGCCCCCGAGGACGCAGCAGCATGGCTGGCTGTACACCCAGCCGCCGAGGTCGTCACCGTGGCCGAGGCCTACGGGATCGCGGCCGATCTCACCGCCGCCTTCCTCAACCAGACCGATGCCGCCGTGGCCGACGACTGCCACTGCTGCTGTTAATCCACCGAAGGGAATCAGAACAGCAATGACCCCCCACCACGACGACCAGCCGGGACGGGCCGGCCTGCTCTTGGGAGCGGGAGCCGCGTTCCTCATGGTCGCCTGCTGCGCCCTGCTACCCCTGCTTGTCGCCGGCGGAGCCCTTGCCGGTGTAGGCGCATTCCTCCGCAACCCGTGGGTGATCGGCGCCGGCGTCGCGCTTCTGGCGTTTGGCGGGGTCGCGGCCACCAGGCGCCCCAACGGCGGCGACAACGCCGGCCACGACTGCTGCACGCCCATGCGCACCACCGAACACGACCCGAAGGACGAGCAGAACCGATGACGACCTCCCGCACCCGCCGTACCCCGCTCCTGACCGCCTGCGGCAGCACCGACACTGACCCGTCGGCCGCGGTAGGCACGCCCACCACGGTGACCAGCATCAACGGTCAGCAGATCAACCTGCCCTCCCCCGGCAAGCCGACCGCGGTGTTCTTCTTCTCCGTCGGCTGCGGCGAGTGCGTGAACGGCGTCCGGTCCCTCGGCGTGGCCGCCACCAGCGCCGACGAGGCCGGATCCGAGGCGAACTTCCTCGCTGTCGACATGGACCCCGGCGAGTCGAAGGAGACGATCGGCGACTTTATGGAGTACGTCGATGC
This genomic stretch from Calidifontibacter indicus harbors:
- a CDS encoding IS3 family transposase yields the protein MYESTPGATVRGIAEDLGIVRGTRAPPGRALTGPIPDPAAGGQVFRRGDALVSRFQFVADNSATFEVKRLCELVEIERSSYYAWLNAAPAREARAADDAALAERIRAVHAEDNTQGAPRITAELNAQLGDSAAAGERVNHKRVARVMRLEGIRGYVKKRRVRTTIPEPSGQKYPDLLKRDFTAERPNERPNERYVGDITYLPLADGTNLYLATVIDCYSRRLAGWAIADHMRTELVEDALKAAAATRGSLKGVVFHSDHGSVYCSKAYAKLCRKLGVTQSMGAVGSSADNALAESFNATMKREVLQDAACWSEELTCRRQVFRWLVRYNTKRRHSWCRYTSPVAFETGYTATLRPAA
- the merB gene encoding organomercurial lyase MerB; translation: MSDLSTQLSQRLTGTEETGLDAGLLIPLLRLLVDGDPVTVEQLAAVAGCTLDEVRRGLAAVPDTEYDEQGRIIGQGLTLRPTPHRFTVAGEELYTWCALDTLIFPALLDRPARVESVSPTSGEPIRVTVDPTAGVTSVEPATAMVSLVNPEKITSIRSSFCNQVHYFTAPEDAAAWLAVHPAAEVVTVAEAYGIAADLTAAFLNQTDAAVADDCHCCC
- a CDS encoding MFS transporter is translated as MSSPTPAPAAPHTAPEPYVAGRAASLALLVVLFASFMDLLDVTIITVAAPDIATNLKASEAQLQWMLAAYVLALGSGLVTGGRVGDAYGRRRVFLVSLAAFAVASAACALASSAGMLIALRALQGLAGGFMVPQVFGIIRSSFAPAAMAKAFGAYGAVQGLASVAGPLLGGALVDADLWGLGWRTIFWINVPVAVLALALGLRFLPESHAPGRSRLDVVGALLAAVGVFLVLLPLVQGRDWGWPGWGWGLLVLGLVVLAGFLAYERRLARAGGQPVLDPSLLSIRPFSAGLAAAVFFFGGLASFFLVLSIYLQLGTGRTAWETGLVILPYALGSIITSGAGVALAAKAGRALLITGSLTLAASQGLLWWLVRDGATPGYWALGGVMFLGGLGLGLGAPILVNVVLAGVPGRQAGAAGGALSTVNQIGGAIGIAILATVFFNALPATAPAGAPGTQAHVFGQALAHVMPWQVATYLLAALAMLALPKAAAAHQG
- a CDS encoding helix-turn-helix transcriptional regulator, translated to MSLVLLLRQRGQLTADALAKELEVSPRTVLRDIEALSAAGVPVYAERGRHGGYALLPGFRTELTGLNNDEALALLTAGSRPGEQIFGLGTALASAMRKIVDALPEGHQIAATNAAQRFLVNPETDLLSRRLSQEELPDATVMVVRRAVLAGRKLRIHYASRGQPPQWHTVDPIGLVTVRDKGYLLATESGTDRTMRISRIHAAEELVEPAQRPDQVNLEHIWAQRCAEFLSEGHISVHVRVSPARRDDLLDMAEAVRAEEAEPDGWLRLEVTFQDLWHAEWALWQLCTNVEALAPPELRASLHARADAVADRYRATAEPDPN
- the merA gene encoding mercury(II) reductase, which gives rise to MQSRYDLAIIGSGGGAFAAAIHATALGKSVVMVERDTFGGTCVNTGCVPSKALIAAAEARQTAADAGSRFPGIATTADAVDMPALIGGKQDLVEELRGEKYVDVADAYGWQIRHGNAAFAGTPDAPLLEVTATDGTVETIAAEHYLVATGARPWAPPIDGLDEVGYLTSTTAMELTEVPDSLLVLGGGYVALEQAQLFARLGSKVTVLVRSRLASKEEPEVSKALQEVFADEGIRVVRRAAPTRVAHDAVTGQVVVTADISGGEQEFRADQVLVALGRRPVTDGLNLDAVEVKTGDAGEIVVTNQLLSSNPRIWAAGDVTGHPEFVYVAAHHGNVVAENAFAGAERPVDYTQLPRVTFTSPAIGAVGMTESQVLAAGIRCDCRVLPLGYVPRALVNRDTRGFIKMVANADTGEILGLTAVAKDAGELAAAGVHILGKTLTEVADAWAPYLTMTEGIRIVAKAFTTDVAKLSCCA
- a CDS encoding RidA family protein, with product MERVAVNPVTWSVEMGFNQGEVITGHTRTLYCSGQTAMGADGTPQHEGDMAAQVALSLDNLEAVLAAADMSLANLVRLNVYTTDVDLLFQHYGVLASRLGAAQVAPTTAMLGVTRLAIPGQMIELEGTAVA
- a CDS encoding helix-turn-helix transcriptional regulator, which codes for MADTSERILRLLSLLGARVEWSGVELAQRLSVSSRTLRRDVETLRELGYPVHAIKGPRGGYRLGAGGKLPPLVLDDDQAIAIALALQTAPATVTGIDDAVARALTTLRQVMPAHLRAASDAFEVTSLRNYWEFSAPPLDVATLQIVGAAIRTSHSLRFDYATPEGDTPGPRDIGFKPPREVEPHHLVVWAGRWYLIARDRQHQTWGLTPVLGHAESSTWCWGSEMIEGLWPGRTTPKSSVVRPSTCTSPPRAPRCAASPRTSASSAAREHHQAEH
- a CDS encoding heavy metal-responsive transcriptional regulator, which codes for MRIGELAEASGTTTKTLRFYEEQGLLPPTERTMSGYRDYTTEAVSRIDFIHRGQAAGLTLAQIKQILDIRDRGQAPCGHVRDLLDARLADIEKQISDLVALRDNVSALRDAAADPEPDTCATADVCRYL
- a CDS encoding TlpA family protein disulfide reductase; this translates as MTTSRTRRTPLLTACGSTDTDPSAAVGTPTTVTSINGQQINLPSPGKPTAVFFFSVGCGECVNGVRSLGVAATSADEAGSEANFLAVDMDPGESKETIGDFMEYVDAEHVPAAIDQGATLSRRFGVSALSTLIVVDADGTVTFRATDPDAKTITAELQKAGA